The nucleotide sequence CCTGGCCTGGTTCTGTTATGTAAATGCTCAGGTATAAGTCATGCTAGTAATAAATGGATAAAGTTATGTTGTAAGAAATGATTTATGCAGAAATACCGGGAGATATGGTTATTTactgttgttttgtttgttttaaCTTGATATCATGCTAGTAATAGATAGATCCAATTAAGATGAAAGAAATGATTTATGCAGAAATACTGGGATAAACTGTTATTTACTACTGTTTTGCTTCCATGGTTTGTTTCTTTCAACTTGAACTCAAGCATTGCTTTCCATATGGACTAGTTGAACTACCTTTGGGTGTAGGCCTTATCTGACTTCTAACTGACGTTGCTTAACAAGAATAACAAACTACTGCAAGGAAATTATTTTGAGAGGCCACTTTCAGAGATTATTATTTCTGAAGTTAAGATTTGTGCATACAGCCACACAGCATCAATCGCGGCTGGTAATCATGGAATACCTGTTATTGTGGCTGGGCATCACTTTGGGAATGCAAGTGGAATGGCTCCTCGTGCACAGTAAGTCTACTTGTTTTTGGTTTAGGGAGATAGATATGATCCACTTTATTTCCaaatatataataataacttatttttCAGCATTGCTGTCTATAAAGCGCTGTACAAAGGTTTTGGAGGTTTTGCTGCTGATGTAGTGGCTGCAATAGATCAGGTAACGATCTTTCTGCATGCTGCTTATTTTCTGTTCGTGTAAGCACAAAACTAATGACCCACTTTAGAATGTGATCCCTGCATGAAGAAAAGGCATGATTTCTACCTCCTTTTTGAACGAAAATAATAATAATCTAATGGGCTTGATATTCCAAGAGATCAATTATTGTAGCATATACTAGCTAATCAAGACGAGCACACTACAAGAAAAGATTATAAGCTGTTCAAATTTACTGAATAGATCTGCATCTGGAAGTTCGAATTCTGTGATGACCAGTTGTACTAATGTGTTGACTAAAATTTTAGTAAGTGTTCGACATATATTTATGTTGCAAGTTTCCGTGGCATTATTAAAAATTTTGGTGTGATATTCTTGGCAAAGATCTGCCAACTCATTAGAAGCATTTTAAATAATGAAGAATGCTCTATTGCAGCGCTGTTGACAACAACTCCTTGCATCACATTTGCAGGCAGCTGAAGATAACGTTGACATAATCAGTTTATCCATTACCCCTAATAGGAGGCCTCCTGGATTGGCTACATTCTTTAATCCAATTGATATGGCACTAATGTCAGCTGTGAAAGATGGCATATTTGTTGTGCAAGCTGCAGGAAATACTGGTCCTTCCCCTAAGAGCATGTCTTCATACAGTCCATGGATTTTTACTGTAGGCGCTTCTGCCCATGACAGGGAGTACAACAATTATGTTGTACTTGGCAACAATTTGACCATTTCAGGAGTTGGCCTTGCTCGTAAGTTCCTATTAAGTTATTTCATTATGTGCTCTGTGCACGACTGCACATGGCGACCTTTTTAACTTTTGTTAAACTGCAAACACAGCTGGAACAGATGGTGATTCCATGTACAATCTGATTGCTGCACCTCATGCACTGCAAAATTATACAACTACTCCAATTGAAATGTCCCTAGGAGAGTGCCAAGATCCAAGCCATCTAGATAAAGATCTGATAAGGGGGAAGATACTGGTCTGCAGCTATTCCATAAGATTTGTGCTTGGCCTCTCTTCTGTGAAGCAAGCTTTGGATACAGCAAAGAATGTCAGTGCTGCAGGAATTATATTTTACTTGGATCCTTTTGTCCTTGGTTTCCAGCTGAACCCAACTCCAATGGATATACCTGGACTTATAATACCATCATCTGATGACTCTAAGGTATGTCAGCCAATGCTTCAGCCTTATTATTCTTACTCTTTATATCCTTTTATTTCTTAGACCTTGATCAGTCTTTTTTCTTGTCCTGTTTAACAGCTTATGTTATGGTATTCAATAGTTCTGGATTTGCTGTATGAATCTGGCATTTGGCATTGCAGTTGATTATGATAATCACGTTTGTTAATCAGCTTTTGCCTATTCTATCACTTGTTTAACCAAACCTTTTGCTGCTTCGATGGTTATTTTCCGAAAGCGGATTATAAATAACTTTAGCACGGCACATTTCAGTAACCACAAAGGCACAAACTGAGCCTTAATGTATGAAGTGTGATACTTCATAATTATTGGGCATGGTAAATGCATCAGGAAGTTAAAAGGTTTAAGTGCCTATTCAGCTCTTGCAACATTTTAGTAGACTTATCCTGTTTCCCGAACTTCTGTTCATTTTAATCCAAGCTTCTTTCGGCTGCTGGTGTTGCTAAGCTTAATTTGCTCTGGCTGTTATGTGCGTGTTGATTAATCGGTCTCTCTTCTCCATAGTTTTTTTTCCTGTTCTCATGGTTTTAGTCTATCTTTTTTTGGCTTCAAGTTTAGTTGTTGAGTGCAGTATAGTAACAGTTGATGGTAGATCAACTGAATTACTCATGTGGGAAAATTATTCTATTTCTTAAGAAAAACTAAGGTGCTAACATATGTGACTCGATATTGCCAGATATTCCTAAGTTATTACAACGATTCGCTTGTACGAGATGGGACGTCAGACAAAGTTGTCAACTTCGGTGCAGTTGCGAAAATACTAGGAGGTCTGAAGCCAAATTATGGTAGTTCGGCACCAAAAGTGATGTTTTATTCTGCTAGGGGACCTGACCCTGAGGATAATACATTGGCCAATGCCGATATCTTGAAACCAAATGTGGTAGCACCTGGCAGTTCCATTTGGGGTGCTTGGAGTTCGCGTGGATTGGATTCTGCTGAATTTACCGGTAGTTTGACAATTTACCTTCTATTCCAGTTAATACTTAAGTATTAGTACTCAAGAGCATTAAACATACAAATTGCATTCCAATAGAATGGAAGTGTATttccaaaaaaatatgttttccCTCATTGTATTACGTTCTTCAAATATGTATTTGGTAGATAAAAAACTAATGGTTGCCATGCTATGAACTGTGAGTGAAGCATATGAGGACTGAGAATGGTACTTTTGTAAATTAATATGCAATTATTGGATTCTTTGCTCCTTCCATTGCCAGCAAAACTGCCATAAACAAAAAGTACAGCCTTACATTTGTATTTTTCTGTTCGGGTATTTACGCCGCTAACAACTAGCTTAGCATTAGAATCTGACCTAATATCAGATTCTCCATTGCCATGAACAAGTCATGATGGTTGTCTGATTTTCCTCTTCAGGTGAAAGTTTTGCGATGCTCTCTGGTACAAGTATGGCTGCACCACACATTGCTGGCCTTGCGGCGCTAATCAAGCAGAAGTTTCCTTCTTTTAACCCAGCAGCTATAGGTTCCGCGCTGTCTACCACTACAACTCTCAGTGACAAGCAGGGGAATCCAATCATGTCACAGCGAACATACAGCAACCCAGACTCCACTCAAACTCCAGCTACACCTTTTGACATGGGGAATGGGTTTGCCAATGCCACTGCTGCTTTGGACCCTGGGCTCATATTTGATTGCAGTAAGTTCAATGGCCATTCATCTCTTGTTTATTTGCTCAAAAAAAAAATCATCTCTTGTTTATGTTACTGCTAAGATTAGCTTGGGCTTGCCACAACTAGTGCGAACTGTGGTGTATTGCTTGAGACTAGCAGCTGGGTTTTGATTGACATCAGGTGTTAGGCCAATGTATGTCGAACCAACAGTTTATCAGATTGTTAGCATGGCTATGCCAAGGGGTGCATATATAGTGCAAATAACCCTCTAGGTTCTGATTGTAGTTTCGCGCTTGACAAACATGACTGTGTGACTAACTCCTTTcaaattgttttgtttttcttgtaaACTACAGGCTATGATGACTACCTCTCCTTTCTGTGTGGTATAAATGGTTCTGCTCCAGTAGTGGCGAACTACACCGGCAATAGCTGCGGGGCCTCCACCATGACCGGAGCAGACCTAAACCTGCCGTCGATCACCATAGCTGTGCTCAACCAGTCGAGAACAGTAACACGAACGGTCACCAACGTGGCGAGCGACGAGAACTACACGGTCAGTTGCAACGCCCCCTACGGGGTGGCGGCGTCTGCGACACCGGCTCAGTTCTTCATCCCCAGCGGGCAGAAGCAGCTCGTGACCTTTGTCGTGAACGCCACCATGACCAACTCTTCGGTGAGCTTCGGGGACGTCGAGTTCTACGGGGACAAAGGTCACCGGGTGGTCATTCCGTTCACGGTCATGTCCAAGGCTGTGTAGAGTTCCTGATAACTGAAAAGCTGACACTGAAACGGTGTCCTGACTGATCAAGCCATCAAGGTTGTATACGCAGCGGTGACCTGACTGCTTTGGAGGTAGAATGACCAGGATTTACCCTAGTTGTTTTGTTTGGTGTACATTTTGAAGCATGTCGTCCATGTAAGTAGATGCGTGGCTAGGTGAACAATAACTGTAAAGAGAATGTGTATCAGAACGCCCGTCTTTCGATGAATGAGAAATCCTTTTTGCAGAGGTCTTTTATCAGTTGCTACCTGCACTGTATGCTGTAGTTGTTTTTTTGGCTGATGACTTCCTATTGTGTTCCTGAGCTTTGTCAGGTTGAGTCGGCGGATATATATGTGTCTACTTCAATGCAGTATTTGAGAAGTTGTCACCGAAGGGGTGGTGGCGCAGTTGGCTAGCGCGTAGGTCTCATAGCTGAAAGCGAGTGATCCTGAGGTCGAGAGTTCGAGCCTCTCTCACCCCACAAAAATCCAGAGTGATGATGAAAACGCTCTGGTGACAACTTGGGTCGTCACAGTAGTCATCTCTTAGATGATGAGAGTTATACTGAGCTTTGGTATTTTTTTTGGCCATCAaggttttttgttttgttcactTGTATTTCTTTATATCTAGTACGGCAATGCTTTGGTATTTTTGTTACACGGGAACATTTGATCTCATTATTTCTAACTTAGCAAAAATCACGTTAGTTTTACAAAATTGCCAAGAAAATAATATGGCCAATCAACTTTACGTAAACTCCCAAAAATGAATTTCTCCGACAAAAGTTATTTAGCTAAtgtagttattcatttaagtacaGGCCACAAATAGACGTAATTTATTATTAACATTAACAAAGGTAAGTTTCCACTCAATGCCTACATTTCTTGATCTTTTCCATAATTTACAGAACTTAAGAAACATATTCTACTATGTTTTAAACCATGCTCAAAGAGAAAACACTTTAAAATGTATTTTACTAACTTTCAAACCTCAGGTTCCAAAAAACGTGGCTATTAATCATGGAACAACAAGTAATCCAAAAGTGAAAATGGGTTGTTTGTGCAACTCATATGCTCTTTCATCTTTATCTTCTTTGAGTGTtatgttttcttcttcttcagagTAAACACGATGTTCATCTTGATATTAAAACAATAATTTGTATTTTTTGGTGATTCAGTATAACCATATGCATCATCGAAAATCTGCTAGTCTAGACACATATACATTTGATATTGTTACCTAAATACGGATGTAAAATGAGCC is from Triticum aestivum cultivar Chinese Spring chromosome 3A, IWGSC CS RefSeq v2.1, whole genome shotgun sequence and encodes:
- the LOC123062183 gene encoding subtilisin-like protease SBT2.3, producing the protein MGVARRERWAVPLLWAALLAVALLGGSVVRGFEDGAAVYIVTMKQAPVSHKRLDLERFGSSRVAAAGGGGGDNPATSILRKPRHASPKSMNYGSLLVRLQNSLLKKTLRGEHYTKLYSYHYLINGFAVVLTPQQAEKLNRRKEVANIMLDFSVRTATTYTPEFLGLPEGAWVQDGGPQCAGQGVVVGLIDTGIDPNHPSFADDLTTDNYPVPAHYSGNCEVTSDFPSGSCNRKLVGARHFAASAITRGVFNASQDLASPSDSDGHGTHTASIAAGNHGIPVIVAGHHFGNASGMAPRAHIAVYKALYKGFGGFAADVVAAIDQAAEDNVDIISLSITPNRRPPGLATFFNPIDMALMSAVKDGIFVVQAAGNTGPSPKSMSSYSPWIFTVGASAHDREYNNYVVLGNNLTISGVGLAPGTDGDSMYNLIAAPHALQNYTTTPIEMSLGECQDPSHLDKDLIRGKILVCSYSIRFVLGLSSVKQALDTAKNVSAAGIIFYLDPFVLGFQLNPTPMDIPGLIIPSSDDSKIFLSYYNDSLVRDGTSDKVVNFGAVAKILGGLKPNYGSSAPKVMFYSARGPDPEDNTLANADILKPNVVAPGSSIWGAWSSRGLDSAEFTGESFAMLSGTSMAAPHIAGLAALIKQKFPSFNPAAIGSALSTTTTLSDKQGNPIMSQRTYSNPDSTQTPATPFDMGNGFANATAALDPGLIFDCSYDDYLSFLCGINGSAPVVANYTGNSCGASTMTGADLNLPSITIAVLNQSRTVTRTVTNVASDENYTVSCNAPYGVAASATPAQFFIPSGQKQLVTFVVNATMTNSSVSFGDVEFYGDKGHRVVIPFTVMSKAV